CGCATAGTAGGCGCGGATGTGGGTCACGTTGCCATTCTTCCGGCCCGCGCCGTCGCCTTCGTTGACCATCACGAAAACGCCCGCGCCTTGCCGGTTCAGGGCGGGCAGCTCTGCCGGACTGTGCAGGATGCGGGACAGCCGCGCGTCTTTGTTGGGCCGGTCGTCGAAGGTCTGGAAGGTATGACGCCCGGCGAACTGAGCGAGGAAGGCGGCAGTTTCGGCGGGAAGGATCATGTCTTCCCCCCCGTCGAGTGCCGGAAGCCCGGCACGTTCAGCAGCGCCTCAAGCACCTTAAGGCCCGCACCGATGCTGCTGGGGCGCTGGGCGTCCTGCTGCGCTAGGTGAGACAGGTGGGTTAGACTGCGTTTGCCCGGACCGTCCCCGTCATGTCCGTGACGGGGGCCTTTCATTGCTGGCTCCTGGTGCCATTCAGGAACTCCTCCAACGCGCTACGCGGAATCAGCCACTTGCGTCCGTATCGAATGGAGCGCAATTGCCCGCTGCGGAGCAGGGCGTTGACGCTGTTCTTGGAGAGACAGAGCAGCCCCTCAATGTTCCTAGGGGTATAGACCAGGGGCGTGACCGCCTGGTCCCGGTCCTGGGCACTGGGTGACCCCTCTTGAAAGAATGCCGAGGGCGCGTCGTTTTCGGGCATGGAGAACC
This portion of the Deinococcus terrestris genome encodes:
- a CDS encoding helix-turn-helix domain-containing protein; the protein is MPENDAPSAFFQEGSPSAQDRDQAVTPLVYTPRNIEGLLCLSKNSVNALLRSGQLRSIRYGRKWLIPRSALEEFLNGTRSQQ